Part of the Halogeometricum sp. S3BR5-2 genome, TCTTGCCCGTCGAGAGCACGAGAATCTGCTTGGCGCGTTCGCGGAAGGCGACGTAGCCGTCCGGCCGGAGCTCCACCACGTCGCCCGTGCGGAACCACCCCTCCTCGAACGCGGCCTCGGTCTCCTCCGGGCGGTTCCAGTAGCCCTCGGTGACGTTCGGTCCCTTCACGAGCAGTTCGCCCACCTCGCCGCCCGCCGCGCCCGTCACGTCGCCGACGACGGCGTCGTCCAGTTTCACGTCGACGTCGACCACCGGCGGGCCGATGGTTCCTACCTTCGGCTCCTCGGGCGGGTTGACGGTGATGACGGGCGACGTCTCGGTGAGGCCGTACCCCTCCAAGATGGGGAGTCCCATCCCGTGATACAGCGCGCACAGCTCCGGCGAGAGGCTGCCGCCGCCGCTGATGAAGAAGTCGATGCGACCGCCGAGCGCCTCCCGGACCTGCTCGAAGACGAGTCGGTCCGCCACCCGGTGTTTCGCCGTCAGGAGGACGCCGGGCGCGTCCGCCTCGTGGTACTCCCGGCCGACGTCGACGGCCCACTCGAAGATGCGCTTTTTCGCCCCCGACTCGCTCGCCTGCGTCCGAATCGCGTCGTACAGTTTCTCGTAGACGCGCGGGACGCTCGTCCCCGTCGTCGGTTCGACGAGTCGGAAGTCCTCGCGGAGGGTGTCGGGGCTCTCCGCGTAGGCGACGCAGGCGCCCGCCGCGAACATCATGAAGTGGCCGGCGAGACGCTCGAAGACGTGCGCCAGCGGCAGGAACGACAGCGTCGTCGACCCCGTCGAGATGACCGGCACGTCGTCGTCCTTGTCGGGTCGGGGGCCGAACCGCCTGTAGCACTGGTTCACGTTCGAGCGGAAGTTGCGGTGGGTGAGCTTCACGCCCTTCGGCCGCCCCGTCGTCCCGGAGGTGTAGATGAGCGAGGCGAGGTCGTCCGGGTCGGACCCGTCGACCCACGACTCGTACGCCCCCTCGTCGAACGCCGCCGCGCCCGCCTCGTGCAGTTCGCCGAGCGTGTAGACGTCCGGTCGGTCGCGGACGGCGCCGCCCATCCCGCTCCCGTCCGCGGGGTCGTCGAGGAGGACGATGAACTCCAAGTCGAGTTCGTCCTCGACGGCGAGGACGCGCCGGAGCAGGTCGGCGTTCTCTACGACGACGCCCGACGCCTCGGGGTCCGAGAGGAGGTACTCCACCTGCCGCTCCGAGGAGGAGGTGTAGACGGTGGTGACGACGCCGCCGGCCGCGAGAAGGGCGAAGTCGCACTGCGCCCACTCCATCCGGGTGTGCGAGAGCATCCCGACGCGCGTCCCGTCCCCGACGCCGAGTTCCCGGAAGCCGGCGGCGAGGTTCCGGACGATTCCGCGCATCTCGCCGTACG contains:
- a CDS encoding AMP-dependent synthetase/ligase yields the protein MNWRDSEATFEDEVVGDGTLARMFEDSAARNAGEPAQRYKGGIYGRSLVNAGVVPAAPDGDFATLTYGEMRGIVRNLAAGFRELGVGDGTRVGMLSHTRMEWAQCDFALLAAGGVVTTVYTSSSERQVEYLLSDPEASGVVVENADLLRRVLAVEDELDLEFIVLLDDPADGSGMGGAVRDRPDVYTLGELHEAGAAAFDEGAYESWVDGSDPDDLASLIYTSGTTGRPKGVKLTHRNFRSNVNQCYRRFGPRPDKDDDVPVISTGSTTLSFLPLAHVFERLAGHFMMFAAGACVAYAESPDTLREDFRLVEPTTGTSVPRVYEKLYDAIRTQASESGAKKRIFEWAVDVGREYHEADAPGVLLTAKHRVADRLVFEQVREALGGRIDFFISGGGSLSPELCALYHGMGLPILEGYGLTETSPVITVNPPEEPKVGTIGPPVVDVDVKLDDAVVGDVTGAAGGEVGELLVKGPNVTEGYWNRPEETEAAFEEGWFRTGDVVELRPDGYVAFRERAKQILVLSTGKNVAPGPIEDAFASSDVVEQCMVLGDGRKFVSALVVPNVEGVREWAAREGYDLPDDLRSLCRDDRVRDRTQSEVDAVNERFEPYERIKQFRLVPEEFTEHNDLMTPTMKKKRRNILDRYADQIEMLYDADAAAGGDR